The Syngnathus scovelli strain Florida chromosome 21, RoL_Ssco_1.2, whole genome shotgun sequence DNA segment CAAATTTTAAGCAACTGAGAGGGGAGCAATCCATCACGAGTCCCCATGTGAAAATAGAATGTGGAACACAACGGGAACAAGCCGTATCATGTCGAAGCAGGAATGGCGTACTTGTTGCTAAGAGACCAGCTGTCATTGTGAATTTATTGCTTTCATTGCAGGATCTTTTCCTTTCTTGCTAACTTCTGACAACAACATCCTGGTGCTGTTTGGGTGTGGCAAGCAGAACTCCAGCATCAGTGATTTTGTTGCCAGAGGGAAGACACCATCAGCCAAgtttatttcaataaaaattTCGACACCgatattttccctttttttctaATATAAATAAGACATGTTAAGGACACAAGTTATTTATTCACATACTCATAGAGGCACTTGACACAAGTTGTGGAATGTACCCGTCAAACAGCACACCATTTAAATAtaaattttttaatttgtaaaCATACTAGCGTTGCTCACGCCAGGCACCGGAACATTGCTATAGTACAAAAACAGCGCCACATTAAAAACTACGTGTTGCTAAAACGACTTCACCATGTGTACAAGAACTCGTCTCAATGTACATTATTACCAATGAAAAACGTGTACAGTCAACCCCCAGTTTAAGTAGATACAAATTTGAAATATAGAGatatcatatttaaaaaacGATAATATTATTTCGCAATTCTCACATGCTTTAACCACGTTTAAACTtaacactctttttaaacaacaGATATAGCAGGGGAACACTGTATCTACACATGTTGGAGTTTTttcttattattaaaaaaatatataaaaataaatgaacttccattgttttcactttattgAATAATTTTagttaataaaagaaaaaaactcacaAAATGCGCATGTTTTTCATTGGAAAGCAACAATActagaaaataaataacaccAAAGGGCTCAGTCCAAATGTTATCTTTGGTGCTTTCTAATTAGAGTCCCCCCCCATTCAATATCAATAAAGTAAGTTTGTTTTTCAATTGATATAATTAATTATAGTGTAAGGCAAAATCTAAATAAGGCGTATAATTATTAATAAGGCTGCAGTGGGGCTACTCGGAATGAAGTTTGAATGTGAACGCTAGAATTCATTTTGAAATGCTTTTCAGACGTTCAAACATTAGAGGGCAAGTTtgatcccatttttttttttggtggaatGTTATAAGAaggctgaaagaaaaaaaaatcctctcagtaccttttttgtctttgttttagcCAGTCCCGTTGTGAGGGGTGAGGCTCTCCCAGGGGCAGATGATCTCCTTGGCCCCCAAAGCACCCTGGGAGGAGGCTCGGTTCTCGTCGTCTTCGTCCTCGGATTCGATGGGGTAGATTCGACATTCCGGGGGGATGTCTACCTTCAGCTGGAAAAAGCTGACAGACAGGGATTaatattaagatttttttttttaaaatcatcattaaatacattttgtgaCACATCTTTACACTCACTTGCCAATCCTCCTGGGCGGGGCTTGGCTGGAGGAATCCGGACTAATTGGCCGGATTCGCCCGCTGGCCCCGGCGACCGATTGGCACTTGGGCGAAAGGCTGGTGAAGATGGAGGAGGGTCCGCCGCCCACGCCGCAACCCCGCCTCAATAGCCGCCGCAGCGAAAGTACCACTCTCGACTTACAGGTGGGGTCTTGCGCCGCATCACCGTCCCGCTCCGCCTCACCCCCTGCTTCTGTGCTGTAAGGGGCTACGCTGACGGGGGACGGGGCCAGGACGCCGAGGGAGGATGAGGCGTTGGCGGTGGGGGAGTCCATGAGGCCGGAGTATACAGTCAGGTGGGGCACTGGGGTGGTGAAGCGGCATAGCTGCGGGATCAAACACAAAATGAAATTACAAGATGGCTGCAAACAGCAGGGTCATTCCACAATACTAGGACAGGACATGGAATTTACATGAAACATGTTATAGGTGTGGGTGGTACATATGTCAAGGTACAAATAAAtggataaacaataaatcagttTGATTTTTGCTTACGTGTCTCCATCATTAGACTCTTCAGTTGACAATGCGACTTAATGAGGATGGTCATCATCGGCGAGATGGACATCGGTGGCGGAGGAATGACGGGACAGACAGATGAAGTGCTGCTGGATGTTTTATTATAGTCGCCGTGACATGCATGCAGACAGTACAAATTGTACGTGGAATCATGGAtgggggagtgtgtgtgtgtgtgtgggggggggggggggggatggggggggggacaaggGACAAACAAAACAGAACCAACATACAGAAATATAACATGACAGGATGTTGCTTTATATGGCAATTTTCAAAAAGCGATACATTGTGGGGCTAAGATAAAATGGTTGTCTTAAATTCTgtattttataaaatattttgcattcaataaaatattttattttttagatatATTTATTAGTAATAACTATTTGGCCAATTTAAATATGGAGGTGATTTATATGTTGAGGAGAATCATTATACCGATAACAATACACTAATTAACATAATATATTTGCAAAACTTCTCAAAATGATGAATGCAATCTGGAACCTGACAGACACACAGAGTATTCTCATTTCTGCCTGCTGAGTTTGCTCATGACCTGCGTAATGTCCACGGGCGCGTTGGCAGCCATCTTGGCGCGCTGCTCCAGCTCCTGCTGCCGGAGGATGATGGGACTGAGGCTGGGCCGCCGGTTCTTGGCGTTCTGCTCCAACTGGGTGTCCCTGGGAGAGCATcagtaatattttaaaaaaggttCCGGAGAGATATTGAGTCTAAAAGTTGGCCACTTACGTGAACTTGTGCTCCTCAGGGCAAATGGCCTTCTTCAATGTGTCCTTGAACACCTGAGACTTCATGTAACGGCCATACGAATCCTGCAATTCCACACTCAACGGTGAATTCCATGAAAGGAAAACGCCGGCAAAGTCCTAACTGACCTTCTTCATGAGCATGTAGATGTGAGTCTGGGCGGCGTCCAGCACGTATCTGTGCGGATGCTTCAAGCCGTTCACCGTGATCTCCATCGTCTTCCCGTCGATGTTGATCCACCTTGGTGCACCGCGGGCCAGGAAAGTCCTTGGATCAGAAGAAATAGAAGAAGAAATAATCCGCAAAGTAAATAAAGATTTGCATGAGTAATTGATTTACTTATATATCTGCTCGGCCTTCTCCCGCATGGTCGCCGCCGTGCCCCACTTTAAATCCTCGCAGCCTTCCCAGAATGCCAAGTTTTCACCTGTAACCCAGCGAGCATTTTATATTTCAAAATGCCTTCCATAATCATCATCGTCTACAATCATACCGCTGAATTCTTTCTTCAAAAAGCGCCTGAAGTCGTCACGCCCTCGAGGGTCCAAGAGCAACTCGCCGAAGCTGAACGTCCAGCGCTCGACACGCATCTTGGTTGGCGTTTCCACACTACAGTGAAAAGAGAAATAAATTCAAAGTCATCGAGTCATAGCGGGATTTTGTTCTTACTTGGGCATGTTCAAGGTCCAGTATGTGACGTCGTCCGTGTGCCAGGGGTTGCTAGGAAGACATTTGGAGAGGAACGGGTCGTGGCTGTTGTAGGTGGCGCTATATTTCACCAATCTGCATAACAAATCAtttccagtaaaaaaaaaaatctaatcgcTGCCTTGCTCAATAGAAATTGACAATATGGATGACAAACATACGCGCCAATGGACACCGATGACTTGACTCTGGGCCTCATGATGGACTGCTGGGTGAAGATCATCTGCAAAGATATGCCAAAAAATAAGTC contains these protein-coding regions:
- the LOC125991758 gene encoding regulator of G-protein signaling 9 isoform X4; the protein is MIFTQQSIMRPRVKSSVSIGALVKYSATYNSHDPFLSKCLPSNPWHTDDVTYWTLNMPNVETPTKMRVERWTFSFGELLLDPRGRDDFRRFLKKEFSGENLAFWEGCEDLKWGTAATMREKAEQIYKTFLARGAPRWINIDGKTMEITVNGLKHPHRYVLDAAQTHIYMLMKKDSYGRYMKSQVFKDTLKKAICPEEHKFTDTQLEQNAKNRRPSLSPIILRQQELEQRAKMAANAPVDITQLCRFTTPVPHLTVYSGLMDSPTANASSSLGVLAPSPVSVAPYSTEAGGEAERDGDAAQDPTCKSRVVLSLRRLLRRGCGVGGGPSSIFTSLSPKCQSVAGASGRIRPISPDSSSQAPPRRIGNFFQLKVDIPPECRIYPIESEDEDDENRASSQGALGAKEIICPWESLTPHNGTG
- the LOC125991758 gene encoding regulator of G-protein signaling 9 isoform X1 codes for the protein MTIRNTLRDHGQRYRPRMACLKKAEKVLLEMQDPKSGVKSQPQRLVITTIPHAITGEDMVAWLADRFQIDSREARSLGSMLVALGFVYPLQDHKRLLLKPDASLYRFQTPYFWPAQQWPVEDTDYAIYLAKRNIRKKGILEMHEQEQYNRLHKWMNHKWDFIVMQAKEQYRAAKERKKPDRVVFDCQERAYWVVHRPPPGTVSAMDYGLDRHIDPNADEVKTPDYYERIMIFTQQSIMRPRVKSSVSIGALVKYSATYNSHDPFLSKCLPSNPWHTDDVTYWTLNMPNVETPTKMRVERWTFSFGELLLDPRGRDDFRRFLKKEFSGENLAFWEGCEDLKWGTAATMREKAEQIYKTFLARGAPRWINIDGKTMEITVNGLKHPHRYVLDAAQTHIYMLMKKDSYGRYMKSQVFKDTLKKAICPEEHKFTDTQLEQNAKNRRPSLSPIILRQQELEQRAKMAANAPVDITQLCRFTTPVPHLTVYSGLMDSPTANASSSLGVLAPSPVSVAPYSTEAGGEAERDGDAAQDPTCKSRVVLSLRRLLRRGCGVGGGPSSIFTSLSPKCQSVAGASGRIRPISPDSSSQAPPRRIGNFFQLKVDIPPECRIYPIESEDEDDENRASSQGALGAKEIICPWESLTPHNGTG
- the LOC125991758 gene encoding regulator of G-protein signaling 9 isoform X3 — encoded protein: MTIRNTLRDHGQRYRPRMACLKKAEKVLLEMQDPKSGVKSQPQRLVITTIPHAITGEDMVAWLADRFQIDSREARSLGSMLVALGFVYPLQDHKRLLLKPDASLYRFQTPYFWPAQQWPVEDTDYAIYLAKRNIRKKGILEMHEQEQYNRLHKWMNHKWDFIVMQAKEQYRAAKERKKPDRVVFDCQERAYWVVHRPPPGTVSAMDYGLDRHIDPNADEVKTPDYYERIMIFTQQSIMRPRVKSSVSIGALVKYSATYNSHDPFLSKCLPSNPWHTDDVTYWTLNMPNVETPTKMRVERWTFSFGELLLDPRGRDDFRRFLKKEFSGENLAFWEGCEDLKWGTAATMREKAEQIYKTFLARGAPRWINIDGKTMEITVNGLKHPHRYVLDAAQTHIYMLMKKDSYGRYMKSQVFKDTLKKAICPEEHKFTDTQLEQNAKNRRPSLSPIILRQQELEQRAKMAANAPVDITQVMSKLSRQK